The following nucleotide sequence is from Deltaproteobacteria bacterium.
CGTAGCTTTGTGTGGGGTTCCCGGACCTTTCTCATGGGGATCATCAACGTTACACCGGACTCCTTTTCAGACGGCGGCGAGGTGGCTTCTCCCGAGGACGCGGCAAAACGGGCCTTTTTACTTGAGAAAGAAGGGGCAGACATCATCGACATCGGAGGGGAATCAACCCGCCCCTTTTCCGAGCCCGTGCCCGAATCTGAGGAGATAGCTCGGGTCATCCCTGCCATTCGTATGATACGGCAGGGATCGAACATTCCCATCAGCATCGACACACAAAAGTCTGGTGTGGCTGATGCGGCCCTTGCTGCAGGCGCTGACATCATAAACGACGTGAGCGCCATGAGGTTCGATCCAGGTATGGTAGAGGTCGCCGCGCGCCGTGGTGCCCCGGTCATTATCATGCACATGTTGGGGACCCCGCAGGACATGCAGATCTCCCCCAGTTACGGCGACGTCGTTTCCGAGGTCGCGGGGTTCCTCGCCGAGAGGGCCCGATGGGCCGAGGCGCAAGGGATTCCGAAAGATCACATAATCCTCGATCCTGGAATAGGTTTTGGAAAGCGCCTTGAAGACAATCTCGTCCTCATCGATCACATCGGGATGATACGTGAGCTGGGATATCCTGTCCTCGTGGGGCCATCCAGAAAGGCATTCCTCGGCGTGCTCACGGGTATTAAAAACCCCAGAGAAAGGGATATCCCCACTGTAGGGGCGGCATGTGCCGCAGCCATCCGGGGGGCTGACCTGGTCCGGGTCCATGATGTAAGCACCGTGAGGCCCGCCCTTCTGGTGGCAGATGCCGTCTCCCGTGGTCCCCGCCATGGATGACTGGATCATCCGACTCCCCATTCTCCGATGGCAGGACGCCCTTGACATCCTTGTCGTCGGGTACCTGATCTACCGGGTGATCCTCCTCATTCGAGGAACCAGGGCCGTGCAGATGCTCGCGGGGCTCGCGGTCCTGACGGTTGTCTTTTTTGCAGCCAAGACCTTTGAGCTCTACACCCTCCACTGGCTTCTCGGCACCGTACTTAGCTCCCTCTTCATCCTGATCGTCATCGTCTTTCAGGACGACATCCGCCGGGCCTTGGCCCAGATGGGGCAGAGTCCGTTTCTCAAGGGACGGGTCAAGACCTTCCATGCCCTTGAGGAGGTGGCGAAGGCCGCTTCCGCCCTGGCAGAAGACAAAACAGGTGCCATTATCGTTCTTGAGAGGGATATCGGTCTGACGAATTACGTGGAAACGGCGGTTCCCCTGGATGCCCAGGTGACCCGTGATCTCCTCTGTACCATCTTCTACAAGGGGACCCCGCTCCATGACGGTGCGGTGGTGATACAGAAGGGTCGCCTTGCGGCCGCCGGCTGCGTCCTCCCGCTGAGCACCAACCCAGAACTCAGCAGGCGCCTTGGAACGCGACACCGCGCAGGCATCGGCGTCACCGAGGAATCTGATGCCGTCTCCGTCATGGTCTCCGAGGAGACAGGGGGGATCTCCGTGGCGATCGGAGGCAAGATCACCCGGGACATCGATACAGGGACCCTCCGAAGGATACTCCACAACGCCTTTTCCTTGGAGGAGGTCCAGACCCCATGGTGGAAGAGGAGGATCCTGTAGGTCGTCATGGCCTCCTTAAAGGAGCTTTATCGAAAGGATTGGGTCCTCAAGGTCTTCTCCCTGGGTTTTGCCATGCTGCTTTGGTTTTTCGTGATCGGGGAGGAGAAGGCGGAGGTGAGTCTCTCCATTCCTGTGGAGATCGTCAACGTCCCTGGTGAGTGCGCTATTGCCAACGATGTCGTATCTACTATCAATCTCCGTGTCTATGGCCCCCGTGGCCTGGTCAGGGGGCTTTC
It contains:
- the folP gene encoding dihydropteroate synthase → MSLASVEPTPIRVRGRSFVWGSRTFLMGIINVTPDSFSDGGEVASPEDAAKRAFLLEKEGADIIDIGGESTRPFSEPVPESEEIARVIPAIRMIRQGSNIPISIDTQKSGVADAALAAGADIINDVSAMRFDPGMVEVAARRGAPVIIMHMLGTPQDMQISPSYGDVVSEVAGFLAERARWAEAQGIPKDHIILDPGIGFGKRLEDNLVLIDHIGMIRELGYPVLVGPSRKAFLGVLTGIKNPRERDIPTVGAACAAAIRGADLVRVHDVSTVRPALLVADAVSRGPRHG
- the cdaA gene encoding diadenylate cyclase CdaA, whose protein sequence is MDDWIIRLPILRWQDALDILVVGYLIYRVILLIRGTRAVQMLAGLAVLTVVFFAAKTFELYTLHWLLGTVLSSLFILIVIVFQDDIRRALAQMGQSPFLKGRVKTFHALEEVAKAASALAEDKTGAIIVLERDIGLTNYVETAVPLDAQVTRDLLCTIFYKGTPLHDGAVVIQKGRLAAAGCVLPLSTNPELSRRLGTRHRAGIGVTEESDAVSVMVSEETGGISVAIGGKITRDIDTGTLRRILHNAFSLEEVQTPWWKRRIL